From a single Rutidosis leptorrhynchoides isolate AG116_Rl617_1_P2 chromosome 5, CSIRO_AGI_Rlap_v1, whole genome shotgun sequence genomic region:
- the LOC139849489 gene encoding uncharacterized protein → MDKAFKMFNFLIDDSDDEKIVTFVNSLWEEEEEEVEAEASSSQVPRPRTFIARDREAAAERLYNDYFAESPNYPEKKFKRRFRMSRQLLLRIIEDISNYNSHNIPVYFLYFKERPDCTGRQSFTIYQKCTAAIRQMAYGTTPDMFDEYIKIGDKTAAQCLENFCQCVFHLFAREYLRKPTADDIARLYNFHSQKHGLPGMLASIDCMHWEWKNCHVAWQGQYTRGDQKGLSVMLEAVASQDLWIWHAFFGMTGSNNDINVLNMSPLFNTIKDGTAPPSPFEVNGHHYERGYYLGDGIYPDWAMLVKAPHNPIDEPGKKFKRFQESARKDIERAFGVLQGRFAMLKTPARTLDFNKIRRHMGLGFVLRWPGGINKDGCVDTMDDVVPISKVYAQLFVAIQEALGKENLDVG, encoded by the exons ATGGATAAGGCCTTCAAAATGTTTAACTTTTTAATCGATGATTCGGATGATGAAAAAATTGTTACGTTCGTTAACAGTTTATgggaagaagaggaagaagaagtagAAGCAGAGGCGAGTAGTTCACAAGTCCCTCGTCCCCGCACTTTTATTGCACGGGATCGTGAAGCTGCTGCCGAGAGGTTATACAATGATTATTTTGCGGAATCACCGAATTATCCTGAAAAAAAGTTCAAGCGACGGTTTCGAATGAGTCGTCAATTGTTGCTCCGTATCATCGaagatatatctaactataatagtCATAATATACCCGTTTATTTTTTGTACTTTAAGGAGCGTCCCGATTGTACTGGACGTCAAAGTTTTACAATATACCAAAAGTGTACGGCAGCTATACGCCAAATGGCTTATGGAACCACACCTGATATGTTTGACGAATATATAAAAATTGGTGATAAAACTGCTGCCCAATGTCTAGAAAACTTTTGTCAATGCGTATTTCATTTGTTTGCAAGAGAGTATTTGCGTAAACCAACCGCCGATGATATTGCACGACTTTATAATTTTCATTCACAAAAACATGGTTTACCGGGTATGCTTGctagtattgattgtatgcattgggagtgGAAAAATTGTCATGTTGCGTGGCAAGGGCAATATACTCGAGGTGATCAAAAAGGCCTGTCTGTTATGCTCGAGGCAGTAGCCTCTCAAGATTTGTGGATATGGCATGCATTTTTTGGTATGACGGGTTCAAACAATGACATTAATGTTTTAAATATGTCGCCATTATTCAACACCATAAAAGATGGCACTGCTCCACCTTCACCATTTGAAGTAAACGGGCATCACTATGAGAGAGGGTATTACTTAGGTGATGGTATATACCCGGATTGGGCTATGTTGGTAAAAGCTCCCCACAACCCAATTGACGAACCAGGCAAAAAATTTAAAAGGTTTCAAGAAAGTGCAAGGAAAGATATTGAGCGTGCATTTGGGGTACTTCAAGGTAGATTTGCAATGTTAAAAACTCCGGCGAGAACTTTAGacttcaacaaaattagaagacatat GGGTCTCGGTTTCGTGCTTCGATGGCCTGGTGGCATAAATAAGGACGGATGTGTTGATACGATGGATGATGTTGTGCCCATTTCAAAAGTTTATGCTCAACTATTTGTGGCTATTCAGGAAGCTCTTGGAAAAGAAAATTTGGATGTCGGTTAA